A window from Salvia miltiorrhiza cultivar Shanhuang (shh) chromosome 2, IMPLAD_Smil_shh, whole genome shotgun sequence encodes these proteins:
- the LOC131012210 gene encoding callose synthase 7-like isoform X1, with product MAKIYQIATVLYDVLRTVVPATKVDSETQRYAKDVREKKEQYEHFNILPLHAIGVKPAIMELPEIIAALQAIRYVDYLPTFQMPEERERPVNDILEWLALRFGFQKGNVANQREHLILLLANMDIRNKNLQTYAHLDGKMIQDLMDRIFKNYQSWCKYLHLKQHLDCPRDERRQQLQLLYIGLYLLIWGEASNIRFMPECLCYIFHCMAKEMHETLFNNAQHVTGAATQLAPLGEESFLKKIVTPIYDVLQKEARRNKDGKASHSAWRNYDDLNEYFWTKRCFRLKWPLDLKADFFVHSVVIKSRHKIVSQRNNQAVGNRKPKTNFVEVRTFWHLYRSFDRMWIFFILALQAMIIIAWHQRVSSNVLFDEDVFRSVLSIFITAAILNFLRAVLDMVLSFNAWRSLKVTQILRYLLKLAIATFWLIVMPLTYSRSIQNPTGIMRLIDNLGADWQNQDLYYYCIAIYFLPNMLASFLFLFPFLRRVMERSNWRIIVLLMWWAQPKLYIGRGMHEDMFSLFKYTLFWITLLISKLAFSYYVEILPLIEPTRTIMNITVSSYDWHDFFPNATHNMGVVIAIWAPVILVYFMDTQIWYAIYGTIIGGIYGAFSHLGEIRTLGMLRARFESVPSAFSKRLVPYSKGEAKRHRGDDIFERINIAKFSQMWNEFISSLRNEDLISHRERDLLLVPYSSSDVPVVQWPPFLLASKIPIALDMAKDFKENEDAELFRKIKNDDFMKSAVIECYETLKQVLIGLLLDEGDKEIIRQICDKVDSSIQDRRFLREFYMAGLPLLSEKLDRFFKLLMEDYEDLEIYRSQIINTLQDIIEIIIQDVMFDGQKILDQGNEKEQQKFDRVNINLLESSSWKEKVVRLHLLLTVKESAINVPMNLEARRRITFFANSLFMTMPSAPKVRNMLSFSVLTPYYREDVLYSTDELKKENEDGISTLFYLQKIYPDEWKNYLERIKDPKLSYANKDRNEMDRYWVSYRGQTLARTVRGMMYYREALELQCFLDFADDDAIFGGYRAIDTTHHNYRTLKERAQALADLKFTYVVSCQVYGAQKMSSDPRERGHYLNILNLMLTHPTLRIAYIDEREETVESVDSQKKTEKVYYSVLVKGGDKLDEEIYRIKLPGPPAKIGEGKPENQNHAIIFTRGEALQTIDMNQDNYFEEAFKMRNVLEEFLKPHHGQRRPTILGLREHIFTGSVSSLAWFMSNQETSFVTIGQRILANPLRVRFHYGHPDIFDRIFHLTRGGLSKASKTINLSEDIFSGYNSTLRNGYVTHHEYIQVGKGRDVGMNQISLFEAKVANGNGEQTLSRDVYRLGRRFDFYRMLSFYFTTVGFYFSSMVTVLIVYVFLYGRLYMVLSGLEKRILDDPYIRQSKALEEALATQSLFQLGLLLVLPMVMEIGLERGFRTAIGDLIIMQLQLASVFFTFQLGTKAHYYGRTLLHGGSKYRATGRGFVVFHAKFADNYRMYSRSHFVKGLELLLLLIIYEVYGHSYRSSSLYFFITFSMWFLVASWLFAPFVFNPSGFDWQKTVDDWTDWKKWMGNRGGIGIAQDKSWESWWNGEHEHLKYTNIRGRVLEIILASRFFIYQYGIVYRLKISHGRKEIMVYGLSWFVMLTVLLVLKMVSMGRRKFGTDFQLMFRILKALLFLGFASVMTVLFVVAGLAISDIFAATLAFLPTGWALILIAQACAPCLKGIGLWESVMELSRAYEAIMGLVIFMPVVVLSWFPFMSEFQTRLLFNQAFSRGLQISMILSGRKEEKSSAS from the exons ATGGCAAAGATCTATCAGATTGCTACTGTCTTGTATGATGTGCTAAGGACGGTAGTGCCGGCAACAAAAGTTGACAGTGAG ACCCAAAGATATGCTAAAGATGTTCGGGAGAAAAAAGAACAATATGAGCACTTCAACATTCTTCCCTTGCATGCTATTGGTGTTAAACCAGCAATTATGGAGCTCCCTGAg ATCATAGCAGCGCTTCAAGCTATTCGTTATGTCGATTATCTTCCAACTTTCCAAATGCCTGAAGAAAGAGAGAGGCCAGTCAATGATATCCTTGAATGGCTTGCTTTACGTTTTGGGTTTCAG AAAGGAAATGTTGCTAATCAGAGGGAGCACTTGATATTGCTTCTTGCAAATATGGACATAAGAAACAAGAATCTTCAGACTTATGCTCAT TTGGATGGCAAGATGATTCAGGATTTGATGGacaggatttttaaaaattatcagTCGTGGTGTAAATATCTACACCTTAAACAACATCTGGA CTGTCCACGGGATGAAAGGAGACAACAGTTGCAGCTTCTGTACATTGGACTTTACCTCCTTATTTGGGGTGAAGCGTCAAATATTCGATTTATGCCAGAGTGCTTATGCTATATATTTCACTGT ATGGCAAAGGAGATGCATGAAACTCTTTTCAATAATGCTCAACACGTTACTGGAGCTGCTACCCAACTAGCACCACTAGGTGAGGAATCATTTCTAAAGAAGATAGTGACCCCTATTTATGACGTTCTGCAAAAG GAAGCCAGGAGAAACAAAGATGGAAAAGCAAGCCATTCAGCATGGAGAAACTATGATGATCTGAATGAATACTTTTG GACAaagaggtgttttaggttgaaATGGCCACTGGATCTAAAAGCTGATTTTTTTGTGCATTCGGTTGTGATAAAGTCCAGACACAAG ATTGTTTCACAGAGAAATAACCAGGCTGTCGGAAATAGAAAGCCCAAGACTAATTTTGTGGAAGTGCGCACATTTTGGCACCTTTACAGGAGTTTTGACAGAATGTGGATTTTCTTTATATTGGCACTCCAG GCAATGATTATAATTGCATGGCATCAACGTGTATCCTCAAATGTTCTTTTTGACGAGGATGTATTCAGAAGTGTTTTGAGCATCTTTATCACTGCTGCCATTTTGAATTTCTTGCGAG CTGTCCTCGACATGGTCCTCAGTTTCAACGCCTGGAGGAGCCTGAAAGTTACCCAGATACTCCGATATCTCCTGAAATTGGCAATTGCTACATTTTGGCTTATAGTCATGCCACTGACATATTCCAGATCTATTCAGAACCCAACTGGGATAATGAGATTAATCGACAATTTGGGAGCAGATTGGCAGAACCAAGACCTTTACTATTACTGCATTGCAATCTATTTTCTACCTAATATGTTAGCTTCCTTCctctttttatttccttttctgCGGAGAGTCATGGAACGCTCAAATTGGCGCATCATTGTTCTTCTTATGTGGTGGGCTCAG CCAAAGCTGTATATTGGAAGAGGAATGCATGAAGATATGTTCTCCCTTTTCAA GTACACACTATTTTGGATTACACTGCTAATAAGCAAGCTAGCATTTAGCTACTATGTTGAG ATACTGCCATTAATTGAACCGACAAGGACGATCATGAATATCACTGTCAGTAGTTATGATTGGCATGATTTCTTTCCAAATG CAACTCATAATATGGGCGTGGTTATTGCTATCTGGGCTCCAGTCATTCTG GTATATTTCATGGATACACAAATATGGTATGCTATATATGGAACTATCATTGGTGGGATCTATGGTGCATTTAGCCACCTTGGAGAG ATTAGGACCCTTGGCATGTTAAGGGCAAGATTTGAATCTGTTCCTTCAGCATTCAGCAAGCGTCTTGTTCCATACTCCAAAGGGGAAGCCAAACGTCATAGAGGG GATGACATATTTGAGAGAATAAACATTGCAAAGTTCTCCCAGATGTGGAATGAGTTTATATCATCTCTCAGAAACGAGGACTTGATCAGTCATCG GGAGAGAGATCTGCTTCTTGTGCCTTATTCATCAAGTGATGTTCCTGTTGTCCAGTGGCCTCCTTTCTTGCTTGCCAGTAAG ATTCCAATAGCACTGGACATGGCAAAAGATTTCAAGGAAAACGAAGATGCTGAACTCTTCAGGAAAATTAAGAACGACGATTTCATGAAGTCTGCTGTGATTGAATGCTACGAGACATTGAAGCAAGTGCTAATTGGCCTTCTGCTAGATGAAGGGGATAAGGA AATTATCAGACAAATTTGCGACAAAGTTGACAGCAGCATACAAGATCGAAGATTCTTGAGGGAATTTTACATGGCTGGGCTGCCTTTATTAAGTGAGAAATTGGATAGATTTTTCAAACTTCTT ATGGAAGATTATGAAGACCTCGAGATATACAGATCTCAGATCATAAACACGCTCCAGGATATCATAGAAATTATCATTCAAGATGTAATGTTTGATGGCCAGAA GATTTTGGATCAAGGAAATGAGAAAGAACAGCAGAAGTTTGATAGGGTAAATATCAATCTCTTGGAGAGCAGCTCCTGGAAGGAAAAG GTTGTCCGACTTCATTTACTTTTAACTGTGAAAGAGTCAGCAATCAATGTCCCAATGAATTTAGAAGCTCGGCGACGCATTACTTTCTTTGCCAACTCTTTATTTATGACAATGCCTTCTGCTCCTAAAGTCCGCAACATGCTGTCTTTTAG TGTGTTGACACCATACTATAGAGAAGATGTTCTCTATTCAACGGATgagcttaaaaaggaaaatgaggaTGGCATTTCAACTTTGTTTTACCTTCAGAAGATTTATCCAG ATGAATGGAAAAATTATTTGGAGCGGATCAAAGACCCCAAACTCAGTTATGCCAATAAAGACAGGAATGAAATGGATCGTTATTGGGTTTCTTACAGGGGACAGACACTTGCTCGGACAG TGAGAGGAATGATGTACTATAGGGAGGCCCTAGAACTTCAATGCTTTCTGGATTTTGCTGATGATGATG CTATATTTGGAGGCTATCGGGCCATTGATACGACTCACCATAACTACAGAACTCTTAAGGAACGAGCACAAGCTTTAGCAGATCTCAAGTTCACTTATGTTGTATCTTGCCAGGTCTATGGTGCACAAAAGATGTCTAGTGATCCCCGAGAACGTGGACACTATCTCAATATTCTGAACCTCATGTTGAC GCATCCAACGCTGCGTATTGCTTATATAGATGAGAGGGAGGAGACAGTAGAGTCAGTAGACAGTCAAAAGAAAACTGAGAAGGTTTATTATTCTGTCTTAGTCAAGGGAGGGGATAAGCTGGACGAG GAAATATACCGTATCAAGCTTCCAGGCCCTCCAGCTAAAATCGGAGAGGGGAAACCCGAGAATCAAAACCATGCTATCATTTTTACCCGTGGAGAAGCCTTGCAAACAATAGACATGAATCAG GATAATTATtttgaggaagctttcaagatGCGCAATGTTTTGGAGGAATTCTTAAAACCTCATCATGGACAGAGAAGACCGACAATTCTGGGATTGAGGGAGCACATCTTCACAGGAAG TGTCTCCTCACTTGCTTGGTTCATGTCCAATCAAGAAACTAGTTTTGTGACTATTGGGCAAAGGATTTTGGCAAACCCTTTAAG GGTAAGGTTCCACTACGGGCATCCCGATATTTTTGACAGAATCTTTCATTTGACAAGAGGTGGCTTGAGCAAAGCTTCAAAAACAATCAACTTGAGTGAAGATATATTTTCTG GATACAATTCAACACTGCGGAACGGCTATGTAACGCATCATGAATACATCCAAGTGGGTAAGGGACGAGATGTTGGCATGAATCAGATATCTCTATTTGAGGCGAAGGTTGCAAATGGCAACGGAGAGCAGACTCTTAGCAGAGATGTCTATCGACTTGGACGTAGGTTTGATTTCTACAGAATGCTGTCCTTCTACTTCACCACAGTCGGGTTTTACTTCAGTAGCATG GTTACCGTGCTTATTGTTTACGTCTTCTTATATGGACGACTATACATGGTCTTGAGTGGTTTAGAAAAGCGAATTCTGGATGATCCGTATATTCGTCAGAGTAAAGCTCTTGAGGAGGCTTTGGCAACTCAATCTCTTTTTCAGCTAGGCCTGTTGCTGGTGTTGCCCATGGTGATGGAAATCGGCCTTGAGCGAGGCTTTCGAACTGCCATTGGCGATTTAATCATCATGCAATTGCAGCTGGCATCTGTCTTCTTCACATTTCAGCTTGGAACAAAAGCCCACTATTATGGTAGAACCCTGTTACATGGGGGGTCGAAATACCGAGCCACAGGGCGTGGCTTTGTCGTCTTTCATGCCAAGTTTGCTGATAACTATAGAATGTATTCCCGCAGTCACTTTGTCAAAGGTTTGGAGCTTTTGTTACTTTTGATCATCTACGAGGTATATGGGCACTCCTACCGCAGTTCATCACTATATTTCTTCATCACCTTTTCAATGTGGTTCCTTGTTGCTTCCTGGTTGTTCGCTCCTTTCGTTTTTAACCCATCCGGTTTCGACTGGCAAAAGACCGTGGATGATTGGACGGATTGGAAGAAGTGGATGGGAAACCGTGGTGGGATCGGGATTGCACAGGATAAAAGTTGGGAATCTTGGTGGAATGGAGAGCATGAACACTTGAAATACACTAATATAAGGGGCAGAGTGCTGGAGATCATCCTTGCATCTCGATTTTTCATATACCAGTACGGCATTGTCTATCGCCTCAAAATATCACACGGCCGCAAGGAGATCATG GTCTACGGTTTGTCTTGGTTTGTGATGCTCACAGTTCTTCTCGTCTTAAAG ATGGTGTCGATGGGGAGACGGAAGTTTGGTACAGACTTTCAGCTCATGTTTAGGATTCTGAAAGCGCTTCTGTTCCTCGGGTTTGCATCAGTGATGACTGTGCTATTTGTTGTTGCTGGCCTTGCTATCAGTGATATCTTTGCTGCTACGTTGGCCTTCTTGCCCACCGGGTGGGCCCTGATCCTC ATTGCTCAAGCATGCGCGCCTTGCTTGAAGGGCATCGGACTTTGGGAGTCTGTGATGGAACTGTCACGAGCTTACGAGGCCATAATGGGCCTCGTGATCTTCATGCCAGTTGTTGTGTTGTCGTGGTTCCCTTTCATGTCTGAGTTCCAGACGCGTCTGCTCTTCAACCAAGCCTTCAGTCGGGGCCTCCAGATATCAATGATTTTGTCCGGGAGGAAGGAGGAGAAGTCTTCGGCCTCTTGA
- the LOC131012210 gene encoding callose synthase 7-like isoform X2, giving the protein MAKIYQIATVLYDVLRTVVPATKVDSETQRYAKDVREKKEQYEHFNILPLHAIGVKPAIMELPEIIAALQAIRYVDYLPTFQMPEERERPVNDILEWLALRFGFQKGNVANQREHLILLLANMDIRNKNLQTYAHLDGKMIQDLMDRIFKNYQSWCKYLHLKQHLDCPRDERRQQLQLLYIGLYLLIWGEASNIRFMPECLCYIFHCMAKEMHETLFNNAQHVTGAATQLAPLGEESFLKKIVTPIYDVLQKEARRNKDGKASHSAWRNYDDLNEYFWTKRCFRLKWPLDLKADFFVHSVVIKSRHKRNNQAVGNRKPKTNFVEVRTFWHLYRSFDRMWIFFILALQAMIIIAWHQRVSSNVLFDEDVFRSVLSIFITAAILNFLRAVLDMVLSFNAWRSLKVTQILRYLLKLAIATFWLIVMPLTYSRSIQNPTGIMRLIDNLGADWQNQDLYYYCIAIYFLPNMLASFLFLFPFLRRVMERSNWRIIVLLMWWAQPKLYIGRGMHEDMFSLFKYTLFWITLLISKLAFSYYVEILPLIEPTRTIMNITVSSYDWHDFFPNATHNMGVVIAIWAPVILVYFMDTQIWYAIYGTIIGGIYGAFSHLGEIRTLGMLRARFESVPSAFSKRLVPYSKGEAKRHRGDDIFERINIAKFSQMWNEFISSLRNEDLISHRERDLLLVPYSSSDVPVVQWPPFLLASKIPIALDMAKDFKENEDAELFRKIKNDDFMKSAVIECYETLKQVLIGLLLDEGDKEIIRQICDKVDSSIQDRRFLREFYMAGLPLLSEKLDRFFKLLMEDYEDLEIYRSQIINTLQDIIEIIIQDVMFDGQKILDQGNEKEQQKFDRVNINLLESSSWKEKVVRLHLLLTVKESAINVPMNLEARRRITFFANSLFMTMPSAPKVRNMLSFSVLTPYYREDVLYSTDELKKENEDGISTLFYLQKIYPDEWKNYLERIKDPKLSYANKDRNEMDRYWVSYRGQTLARTVRGMMYYREALELQCFLDFADDDAIFGGYRAIDTTHHNYRTLKERAQALADLKFTYVVSCQVYGAQKMSSDPRERGHYLNILNLMLTHPTLRIAYIDEREETVESVDSQKKTEKVYYSVLVKGGDKLDEEIYRIKLPGPPAKIGEGKPENQNHAIIFTRGEALQTIDMNQDNYFEEAFKMRNVLEEFLKPHHGQRRPTILGLREHIFTGSVSSLAWFMSNQETSFVTIGQRILANPLRVRFHYGHPDIFDRIFHLTRGGLSKASKTINLSEDIFSGYNSTLRNGYVTHHEYIQVGKGRDVGMNQISLFEAKVANGNGEQTLSRDVYRLGRRFDFYRMLSFYFTTVGFYFSSMVTVLIVYVFLYGRLYMVLSGLEKRILDDPYIRQSKALEEALATQSLFQLGLLLVLPMVMEIGLERGFRTAIGDLIIMQLQLASVFFTFQLGTKAHYYGRTLLHGGSKYRATGRGFVVFHAKFADNYRMYSRSHFVKGLELLLLLIIYEVYGHSYRSSSLYFFITFSMWFLVASWLFAPFVFNPSGFDWQKTVDDWTDWKKWMGNRGGIGIAQDKSWESWWNGEHEHLKYTNIRGRVLEIILASRFFIYQYGIVYRLKISHGRKEIMVYGLSWFVMLTVLLVLKMVSMGRRKFGTDFQLMFRILKALLFLGFASVMTVLFVVAGLAISDIFAATLAFLPTGWALILIAQACAPCLKGIGLWESVMELSRAYEAIMGLVIFMPVVVLSWFPFMSEFQTRLLFNQAFSRGLQISMILSGRKEEKSSAS; this is encoded by the exons ATGGCAAAGATCTATCAGATTGCTACTGTCTTGTATGATGTGCTAAGGACGGTAGTGCCGGCAACAAAAGTTGACAGTGAG ACCCAAAGATATGCTAAAGATGTTCGGGAGAAAAAAGAACAATATGAGCACTTCAACATTCTTCCCTTGCATGCTATTGGTGTTAAACCAGCAATTATGGAGCTCCCTGAg ATCATAGCAGCGCTTCAAGCTATTCGTTATGTCGATTATCTTCCAACTTTCCAAATGCCTGAAGAAAGAGAGAGGCCAGTCAATGATATCCTTGAATGGCTTGCTTTACGTTTTGGGTTTCAG AAAGGAAATGTTGCTAATCAGAGGGAGCACTTGATATTGCTTCTTGCAAATATGGACATAAGAAACAAGAATCTTCAGACTTATGCTCAT TTGGATGGCAAGATGATTCAGGATTTGATGGacaggatttttaaaaattatcagTCGTGGTGTAAATATCTACACCTTAAACAACATCTGGA CTGTCCACGGGATGAAAGGAGACAACAGTTGCAGCTTCTGTACATTGGACTTTACCTCCTTATTTGGGGTGAAGCGTCAAATATTCGATTTATGCCAGAGTGCTTATGCTATATATTTCACTGT ATGGCAAAGGAGATGCATGAAACTCTTTTCAATAATGCTCAACACGTTACTGGAGCTGCTACCCAACTAGCACCACTAGGTGAGGAATCATTTCTAAAGAAGATAGTGACCCCTATTTATGACGTTCTGCAAAAG GAAGCCAGGAGAAACAAAGATGGAAAAGCAAGCCATTCAGCATGGAGAAACTATGATGATCTGAATGAATACTTTTG GACAaagaggtgttttaggttgaaATGGCCACTGGATCTAAAAGCTGATTTTTTTGTGCATTCGGTTGTGATAAAGTCCAGACACAAG AGAAATAACCAGGCTGTCGGAAATAGAAAGCCCAAGACTAATTTTGTGGAAGTGCGCACATTTTGGCACCTTTACAGGAGTTTTGACAGAATGTGGATTTTCTTTATATTGGCACTCCAG GCAATGATTATAATTGCATGGCATCAACGTGTATCCTCAAATGTTCTTTTTGACGAGGATGTATTCAGAAGTGTTTTGAGCATCTTTATCACTGCTGCCATTTTGAATTTCTTGCGAG CTGTCCTCGACATGGTCCTCAGTTTCAACGCCTGGAGGAGCCTGAAAGTTACCCAGATACTCCGATATCTCCTGAAATTGGCAATTGCTACATTTTGGCTTATAGTCATGCCACTGACATATTCCAGATCTATTCAGAACCCAACTGGGATAATGAGATTAATCGACAATTTGGGAGCAGATTGGCAGAACCAAGACCTTTACTATTACTGCATTGCAATCTATTTTCTACCTAATATGTTAGCTTCCTTCctctttttatttccttttctgCGGAGAGTCATGGAACGCTCAAATTGGCGCATCATTGTTCTTCTTATGTGGTGGGCTCAG CCAAAGCTGTATATTGGAAGAGGAATGCATGAAGATATGTTCTCCCTTTTCAA GTACACACTATTTTGGATTACACTGCTAATAAGCAAGCTAGCATTTAGCTACTATGTTGAG ATACTGCCATTAATTGAACCGACAAGGACGATCATGAATATCACTGTCAGTAGTTATGATTGGCATGATTTCTTTCCAAATG CAACTCATAATATGGGCGTGGTTATTGCTATCTGGGCTCCAGTCATTCTG GTATATTTCATGGATACACAAATATGGTATGCTATATATGGAACTATCATTGGTGGGATCTATGGTGCATTTAGCCACCTTGGAGAG ATTAGGACCCTTGGCATGTTAAGGGCAAGATTTGAATCTGTTCCTTCAGCATTCAGCAAGCGTCTTGTTCCATACTCCAAAGGGGAAGCCAAACGTCATAGAGGG GATGACATATTTGAGAGAATAAACATTGCAAAGTTCTCCCAGATGTGGAATGAGTTTATATCATCTCTCAGAAACGAGGACTTGATCAGTCATCG GGAGAGAGATCTGCTTCTTGTGCCTTATTCATCAAGTGATGTTCCTGTTGTCCAGTGGCCTCCTTTCTTGCTTGCCAGTAAG ATTCCAATAGCACTGGACATGGCAAAAGATTTCAAGGAAAACGAAGATGCTGAACTCTTCAGGAAAATTAAGAACGACGATTTCATGAAGTCTGCTGTGATTGAATGCTACGAGACATTGAAGCAAGTGCTAATTGGCCTTCTGCTAGATGAAGGGGATAAGGA AATTATCAGACAAATTTGCGACAAAGTTGACAGCAGCATACAAGATCGAAGATTCTTGAGGGAATTTTACATGGCTGGGCTGCCTTTATTAAGTGAGAAATTGGATAGATTTTTCAAACTTCTT ATGGAAGATTATGAAGACCTCGAGATATACAGATCTCAGATCATAAACACGCTCCAGGATATCATAGAAATTATCATTCAAGATGTAATGTTTGATGGCCAGAA GATTTTGGATCAAGGAAATGAGAAAGAACAGCAGAAGTTTGATAGGGTAAATATCAATCTCTTGGAGAGCAGCTCCTGGAAGGAAAAG GTTGTCCGACTTCATTTACTTTTAACTGTGAAAGAGTCAGCAATCAATGTCCCAATGAATTTAGAAGCTCGGCGACGCATTACTTTCTTTGCCAACTCTTTATTTATGACAATGCCTTCTGCTCCTAAAGTCCGCAACATGCTGTCTTTTAG TGTGTTGACACCATACTATAGAGAAGATGTTCTCTATTCAACGGATgagcttaaaaaggaaaatgaggaTGGCATTTCAACTTTGTTTTACCTTCAGAAGATTTATCCAG ATGAATGGAAAAATTATTTGGAGCGGATCAAAGACCCCAAACTCAGTTATGCCAATAAAGACAGGAATGAAATGGATCGTTATTGGGTTTCTTACAGGGGACAGACACTTGCTCGGACAG TGAGAGGAATGATGTACTATAGGGAGGCCCTAGAACTTCAATGCTTTCTGGATTTTGCTGATGATGATG CTATATTTGGAGGCTATCGGGCCATTGATACGACTCACCATAACTACAGAACTCTTAAGGAACGAGCACAAGCTTTAGCAGATCTCAAGTTCACTTATGTTGTATCTTGCCAGGTCTATGGTGCACAAAAGATGTCTAGTGATCCCCGAGAACGTGGACACTATCTCAATATTCTGAACCTCATGTTGAC GCATCCAACGCTGCGTATTGCTTATATAGATGAGAGGGAGGAGACAGTAGAGTCAGTAGACAGTCAAAAGAAAACTGAGAAGGTTTATTATTCTGTCTTAGTCAAGGGAGGGGATAAGCTGGACGAG GAAATATACCGTATCAAGCTTCCAGGCCCTCCAGCTAAAATCGGAGAGGGGAAACCCGAGAATCAAAACCATGCTATCATTTTTACCCGTGGAGAAGCCTTGCAAACAATAGACATGAATCAG GATAATTATtttgaggaagctttcaagatGCGCAATGTTTTGGAGGAATTCTTAAAACCTCATCATGGACAGAGAAGACCGACAATTCTGGGATTGAGGGAGCACATCTTCACAGGAAG TGTCTCCTCACTTGCTTGGTTCATGTCCAATCAAGAAACTAGTTTTGTGACTATTGGGCAAAGGATTTTGGCAAACCCTTTAAG GGTAAGGTTCCACTACGGGCATCCCGATATTTTTGACAGAATCTTTCATTTGACAAGAGGTGGCTTGAGCAAAGCTTCAAAAACAATCAACTTGAGTGAAGATATATTTTCTG GATACAATTCAACACTGCGGAACGGCTATGTAACGCATCATGAATACATCCAAGTGGGTAAGGGACGAGATGTTGGCATGAATCAGATATCTCTATTTGAGGCGAAGGTTGCAAATGGCAACGGAGAGCAGACTCTTAGCAGAGATGTCTATCGACTTGGACGTAGGTTTGATTTCTACAGAATGCTGTCCTTCTACTTCACCACAGTCGGGTTTTACTTCAGTAGCATG GTTACCGTGCTTATTGTTTACGTCTTCTTATATGGACGACTATACATGGTCTTGAGTGGTTTAGAAAAGCGAATTCTGGATGATCCGTATATTCGTCAGAGTAAAGCTCTTGAGGAGGCTTTGGCAACTCAATCTCTTTTTCAGCTAGGCCTGTTGCTGGTGTTGCCCATGGTGATGGAAATCGGCCTTGAGCGAGGCTTTCGAACTGCCATTGGCGATTTAATCATCATGCAATTGCAGCTGGCATCTGTCTTCTTCACATTTCAGCTTGGAACAAAAGCCCACTATTATGGTAGAACCCTGTTACATGGGGGGTCGAAATACCGAGCCACAGGGCGTGGCTTTGTCGTCTTTCATGCCAAGTTTGCTGATAACTATAGAATGTATTCCCGCAGTCACTTTGTCAAAGGTTTGGAGCTTTTGTTACTTTTGATCATCTACGAGGTATATGGGCACTCCTACCGCAGTTCATCACTATATTTCTTCATCACCTTTTCAATGTGGTTCCTTGTTGCTTCCTGGTTGTTCGCTCCTTTCGTTTTTAACCCATCCGGTTTCGACTGGCAAAAGACCGTGGATGATTGGACGGATTGGAAGAAGTGGATGGGAAACCGTGGTGGGATCGGGATTGCACAGGATAAAAGTTGGGAATCTTGGTGGAATGGAGAGCATGAACACTTGAAATACACTAATATAAGGGGCAGAGTGCTGGAGATCATCCTTGCATCTCGATTTTTCATATACCAGTACGGCATTGTCTATCGCCTCAAAATATCACACGGCCGCAAGGAGATCATG GTCTACGGTTTGTCTTGGTTTGTGATGCTCACAGTTCTTCTCGTCTTAAAG ATGGTGTCGATGGGGAGACGGAAGTTTGGTACAGACTTTCAGCTCATGTTTAGGATTCTGAAAGCGCTTCTGTTCCTCGGGTTTGCATCAGTGATGACTGTGCTATTTGTTGTTGCTGGCCTTGCTATCAGTGATATCTTTGCTGCTACGTTGGCCTTCTTGCCCACCGGGTGGGCCCTGATCCTC ATTGCTCAAGCATGCGCGCCTTGCTTGAAGGGCATCGGACTTTGGGAGTCTGTGATGGAACTGTCACGAGCTTACGAGGCCATAATGGGCCTCGTGATCTTCATGCCAGTTGTTGTGTTGTCGTGGTTCCCTTTCATGTCTGAGTTCCAGACGCGTCTGCTCTTCAACCAAGCCTTCAGTCGGGGCCTCCAGATATCAATGATTTTGTCCGGGAGGAAGGAGGAGAAGTCTTCGGCCTCTTGA